TGTGACAGAGGCCTCCGGCTCCATCATGAAGCCTTCTGTGAGCTGAACGCCGATGTCCTCCGGCCTGATCAGCCGAAACAGCTGCGCCTGATCCTCCAGGCTCGGGCAGGCCGGGTATCCAAACGAGACGCGAATCCCCTGATAGCGCGCTCCGAATCTCTCCAGCATCGTCATGTCGGCTGGATCGGGGAAGCCCCAGCTGTCCCTCATCACGTGGTGGACCCGCTCGGCAAACGCCTCCGCCAGCTCCAATGCCAGCGCCTGCAAGACATGGGAACGGAGGTAATCGCCATTCTGTTTCAAGCGTTCCGATTGCTCGCGGATGCCTCCTCCCGCCGTGACCGCCAGAAAGCCGACATAATCCATTTCGCCGCTCTCGACGGGACGCAGAAAGTCGGAGAGACAGAGATACGGCTCCTCCGTCTGGCGCGGGAACTGAAAGCGCTCCAGCAGCCTGGTCTGATCATGCGGATCGTAAATCAGGATCTGGTCGCCATCCGCCTGGGCCGGGAAGAACTGGTAGATGCCGTTTGCGGTAATCGTGCCGGTCTGGACGGCTTCCGCCAGCAGTTCCTGAACCAGGTCGTTGAGCTCCGTCACTTTTTCATCCCCGCTGGCGATCAGCTTCTCGACATTGCCCCGCACGCCCAGATGCTTGCCCAGCAGCATTCTGAGATTCAGGTACGGCTGAAGATGGCTGAGCGGGTAGTTGCGCAGCACATGCCGCTCACAGTCAGGCGGGAGATGGATCGGCACCGTCCGGCTTACAGCGGAGCGCTTTGGCTTTGTGGACTTCTCCGCCTCCGGCGCCGGCTGCTCGACAGAAGCCGTCTCTTGGGCCTGCTCCTGTTCGGCGATCAGCTGCTCCCGCTCCTGCGGATTTTGCAGTCGATTGAACAGCTCCAGCCCGTCCATCGCGTCTTTGGCGTACAGCACGATGCCTCGGTACTCGGGAGCGATCCGGTTGGAGGTGAATTTGCGCGTCAGAGCCGCACCGCCCACCATCAGCGGAATATCGATGCCCGCTTCGCGCAAGTCCTGCGCCGTGATCACCATCTGCTGGGCCGATTTGACCAACAGTCCGGAGAGGCCGATCGCATCCGGCTTCTCTTCGCGGCAGGCGGCGATCAGCTGCTCCGGCGGCACCTTGATGCCGAGATTGACCACTTCGTAGCCGTTGTTGGACAAGATGATTTCCACCAGGTTTTTGCCGATGTCATGCACATCCCCTTTTACCGTAGCCAGCAGGATTTTCCCTTTGGCGGCCGATTCCGTTTTTTCCATAAACGGTTCCAGGAACGATACAGACGCTTTCATCACTTCCGCGCTCTGCAGCACCTCTGCGACGATCAGCTGGTTGGCGTTAAACAGCCGGCCCACTTCCTCCATCCCGCTCATCAGCGGCCCGTTGATAATTTCCAGCGGCGCGTATTTGTCGAGAGCCAGCTTGAGGTCATCGATCAGCCCGTCCTTGGAGCCTTCGACGACGTAGCGCGCCAGCCGCTCCTCCAGCGTGAGCGAAGATACTTCGATGCCTGTCTCCTTTTTCTTTTGCCGGTAAAATTCGGTGAAAGCCGCCAGTGTCTCGTCTGTCGTATCGAACAGGAGGGCTTCTGCCAGCTTTTTCTCCTCTTCGGGAATGGAGGCGTAGCGCTCCAGCTTTTCCGTGTTGACGATGGCGTAATCCAAGCCAGCCAGCGTCGTGTGATAGATAAAGACGGCGTTGAGGACTTCCCGTCCTGCCGCCGGAAGGCCAAAGGAGACGTTGCTGACGCCGAGGATCGTCTTGCACTCCGGCATCGCCTCCTTGATCAGGCGGATGCCCTCCACAGTGGCTTTGGCGGAGCCGATATACTGCTCATCTCCGGTCCCCACCGGGAAGACCAGGGGGTCAAAAATAATGTCCCGCGGGTTCACGCCGTACTGGTTCACCAGCAGATCATAGGAGCGTTTCGCCACCTCCAGCTTTCGCTCGGCGGTGACGGCCATGCCGGTTTCGTCGATGGTCCCGACGACGACAGCGGCCCCGTATTTATGGATCAGCGGCACGACCTGTTCGAAACGCTCCAGGCCGTCCTCCAGATTGATCGAGTTGAGGATCGCTTTTCCCTGGGAATACTTGAGGCCCAGCTCCATGACTTTAGCGTCGGTGGAGTCGATCATCAGCGGCGCTTTTACCTTCTTGACGACAAACTGCAAGAACTTCTCCATGTCGGCGTACTCGTCGCGATCCGGGTCGGCCAGGCAGATGTCGATCACATGGGCGCCCCGCTTCACCTGAGCCCGCGCGATGTCGGACGCTTCTTCATAGTGGCCGCCTGCGATCAGCTCGCGGAATTTGCGCGACCCGATGACGTTTGTCCGTTCTCCGACGAGGAGCGGCCGGTTGTCCTGCTCCACGTAGACCACATCGATCCCCGATACAGCGCTGACCTCGGCTTGCTGCGGCCTACGCGGGGTCACATCCCGCAGGGCCTCCGCCATCGCCCGGATATGCTCGGGGGTCGTGCCGCAACAGCCTCCCGCGACATTGAGCCAGCCCTGCTCCGCAAACGCCTTGATCTTGGACGCCAGCCCCTGCGGTGTCTCATGGTAATGGCCGTTTTCATCCGGAAGCCCCGCATTGGGATAGCAGCTCACTCCGCACTCGGCCAGCCCGGACAGCGTCCGAATGTGGTCGCGCATGAATTCCGGTCCTGTCGCGCAATTGAGGCCAATCGTGATCGGCTTCAGATGCTCCAGCGAGACGTAGAAGGCCTCGATGTTCTGACCGGCCAAGGTGGTTCCCATCGGCTCAATCGTGCCGGAAAGCATCACCGGCACCTCTCTCCCCAATACCTCGAATGCTTTCCGAATCCCGATGCCTCCTGCCTTGACGTTCAGCGTGTCCTGGGAGGTCTCCAGCAGCAAGACGTCCACATCGCCGAGCAGCAGTCCCTTGGCCTGGCGGTAGTAGGACTCCACCAGATCATCAAAGGTGACGCCGCCTGTCAGCGAGAGCGTCTTGGTCGTCGGCCCCATCGCCCCTGCGACAAAACGCGGCCACTCCGGCGTCGAGTAGGCATCCGCCGCTTCGCGCGCCAGCTTGGCTGCCGCGATATTGATCTCCAGGTCCTTGTCCGCCACGTCGTACTCGGCGAGAACGATGGAAGTCGCCCCGAAGGTGTTGGTCTCGATGATATCGGCGCCTGCCTCCAGGTACTTCTCATGGATAGAGCGAATCACATCCGGACGCGTCAGGTTCAACAGCTCGTTACAGCCGTCGTACGCATCTCCCCCGAAATCCTCCGCTGTCAGATTGGCTTGCTGCAGCATGGTCCCCATCGCGCCGTCCAGTATCAGAATTTTTCGGTAAAGTTGTTCACGAAAATTTGTTTTCATGGTTAACTCCCTCTCTACAGGCTGCTATTGAAGTACAAAAAAAATCCTCTCCTGTGCAGAAGAGGATTTTGTCCGCGAATAGATTAAACGCCCGACACATCCTCTTATCTTTCAAAGCACAGGGCTTTGCTGGAATTGGCACCTGAAAAATCCGGTTGCCGAGGCTTCATTGGGCCAGTCCCTCTGCCTCTCTGGATAAGAGATGTTGCTTTGCTATTCGATTCATTCCAGTTATTGCAATGTTTGAAAGTTATCTTAACACCCCCCCTCCTCTGCGTCAATGAGGAAAATGCCATTCTTTTTCTTGGCATCGCCCATATTTGCCATCCCTAGTCATCCGCCCACACGATTCCCCGCATTCGTGTATAGACTAAAACATAACGGAAAGGAGGAAAACAAACATGAGTACATCCTATTGCGGAAACAACTTCTTTGACGACAACTTCGCCCTGGTGCTCGTTCTGTTTATCCTGCTGGTCATCGTAGGGTGCAGCTGCGACAACTAAGGGGACTGCTTGAGGAAGAAGCCTGGATAATGCCGGGCTTCTTTTTTCGTTTTTCCCGCAAAGAGCACAAAAAATCAAAAAAATGCCGGCTCTTCCCTGTACAATAGGGGTATCAACTATTGGGAGAAAGGTGAACGCATGGATACATTTGAAAGAATTCAGGCAGCCATTGAGCATATCGAAGAGAATTTGCAGGAAGAGCTGCCGATCACCGAAATCTCGGCCAAAGCCTGTTTTTCCGCCTTTCATTTTCAGCGGTTGTTTCAGGCCATCACCGGTTTTTCGGTGCAGGAATACATTCGCAAGAGAAGGCTGTCCGAGGCTGCCGTGCTGTTGAAGGAGACCCAGAAAAACGTGCTGGAGATCGCCGTTGGCTATCAATACGGTTCGCAAGAGGCCTTTACCCGCGCCTTCGAAGCCTGTTTTGGCGTCACGCCCGCCAAATACCGGAGAGCCGCCACGCCGCTTCCCTTGCAAAAAAAGATGAACTTTTTTGCCTATCAAAAAAAGGAAAAGGGGACCTTATCCGTGAACAAACCGACCATCGTGGAATGGAATGCCATCGACATCATCGGCTACCGCTATCAGACCAACCTGCGCCATGAACAATACCTCGCCGACATTCCCCAGTTCTATGCCGATTTTGGCAGCAAGCAGTACTTCCAGCACATTCCCCACAAGACCGCCCCGGATATGGCTTACGGCATCTCCTGCGACTTCCGGGATGACGGCGGATTTTCCTTTATCGTGGGGGAAGAGGTAAACGCCGCCTTGCTGGACGCTGAGCCGACCCGCGCGCTCCCCGAGGGCTTCGTCCATTTTCAACTGCCCCCCGGGAAATACGCCGAATTCAAAGTGAGCGGCGGATTCGAGCAGCCACAGCATGTTCGCTCCTACATCTACGGTATCTGGCTGCCCATTTCCAACTACGAACGGAGAGAAGGACCCGACTTCGAAATCACCGATGTGGTGAACTCCTCCTATCCCGATCTGATCAAAATGAAAATCTACATACCGGTAGATTGAGCAAATTGTCATCTCCATCCCCTTTTGCTATGATGAGACCGAAGCCAAGCAAAAGGAGCGAAACGCTTTGGATCCACTACTTCCCACAGAAAAACAGGAATTCCTCTCCCGTCTGGAAACGGTGAAGAATTTGGATGAGACCGATTTCGAGACGTACGCGATCGTCAAGGATCGGGAAAATGGCCAACACTATTTGCGCTATTCCTTTACCCATATCAATTTGTCCGAGGGCGGCCGGAAAGACGAGTTTGATCATTTCCTGCCGCTTGCCTCCGACGACGTGCTCGCGATCCTCTTCGGCGAACAGCCGTACCAGTTTCCGGATCAGTGGAAGCGTGCCTATCTGCGCAGCGGCACCGACGACCGCCTGATGCCGTTTGACCCCAGCGAAAACCACGACCTGGAAAAGGACGCCGAAGCGGAACTGGCCCTGCTGGCCAAGCTGCAGCAGTTCAAGCGGAAGTGGGAGGACGCCGATGATAAGGAAGCCTTGACGCGCGACCTGTTTCGCGATCTGGACGAGATCATCAAAAAAACGGATGAATAAAGTTGCAGAAGCGCTCCCTTTTTCGCTATACTAAAAGGAATGACAGGGATCGATGATGAGGACAGTACTCCGCCTGACATGCCCAAGCGAGCCGGGGATGGTGAAAGCCCGGTGCAGGACGGCGACAGGAAGCGCACCTCGGAGATTGCAGACTGGACGGCCATGCGGACATTCCAAAATGGCAACAGGTCTGCCGGGACTGCCCGTTAGCGCAGAAAAAGCGGCGATGCTGCCGGGGAAAATCGGGCAGCATGGCAAGAAGAGTGGCACCGCGGGAGCATACCTCTCGTCTCTTGTTCGTACGGAGACGCAGGGGTTTTTTATTTTTTCATCGTGAAAGGAGTTTTTCGACTTATGAGTTACAAACATCAAGTGGCCGAAATGATTTCGAAGGCCTTGTCCCAAATGGGTGTGGATACCCTGAATGCGGAGCAGGTCCGCGCCATGCTGGAGACTCCGCCGAACCCGGCGATGGGCGATGTCGCGTTTCCTTGCTTCCAGCTGGCCAAAGCGCTGCGCAAGGCACCGCCGATGATCGCGGCGGAACTGGCTGGACAGATCGCC
This sequence is a window from Brevibacillus composti. Protein-coding genes within it:
- the metH gene encoding methionine synthase, with translation MKTNFREQLYRKILILDGAMGTMLQQANLTAEDFGGDAYDGCNELLNLTRPDVIRSIHEKYLEAGADIIETNTFGATSIVLAEYDVADKDLEINIAAAKLAREAADAYSTPEWPRFVAGAMGPTTKTLSLTGGVTFDDLVESYYRQAKGLLLGDVDVLLLETSQDTLNVKAGGIGIRKAFEVLGREVPVMLSGTIEPMGTTLAGQNIEAFYVSLEHLKPITIGLNCATGPEFMRDHIRTLSGLAECGVSCYPNAGLPDENGHYHETPQGLASKIKAFAEQGWLNVAGGCCGTTPEHIRAMAEALRDVTPRRPQQAEVSAVSGIDVVYVEQDNRPLLVGERTNVIGSRKFRELIAGGHYEEASDIARAQVKRGAHVIDICLADPDRDEYADMEKFLQFVVKKVKAPLMIDSTDAKVMELGLKYSQGKAILNSINLEDGLERFEQVVPLIHKYGAAVVVGTIDETGMAVTAERKLEVAKRSYDLLVNQYGVNPRDIIFDPLVFPVGTGDEQYIGSAKATVEGIRLIKEAMPECKTILGVSNVSFGLPAAGREVLNAVFIYHTTLAGLDYAIVNTEKLERYASIPEEEKKLAEALLFDTTDETLAAFTEFYRQKKKETGIEVSSLTLEERLARYVVEGSKDGLIDDLKLALDKYAPLEIINGPLMSGMEEVGRLFNANQLIVAEVLQSAEVMKASVSFLEPFMEKTESAAKGKILLATVKGDVHDIGKNLVEIILSNNGYEVVNLGIKVPPEQLIAACREEKPDAIGLSGLLVKSAQQMVITAQDLREAGIDIPLMVGGAALTRKFTSNRIAPEYRGIVLYAKDAMDGLELFNRLQNPQEREQLIAEQEQAQETASVEQPAPEAEKSTKPKRSAVSRTVPIHLPPDCERHVLRNYPLSHLQPYLNLRMLLGKHLGVRGNVEKLIASGDEKVTELNDLVQELLAEAVQTGTITANGIYQFFPAQADGDQILIYDPHDQTRLLERFQFPRQTEEPYLCLSDFLRPVESGEMDYVGFLAVTAGGGIREQSERLKQNGDYLRSHVLQALALELAEAFAERVHHVMRDSWGFPDPADMTMLERFGARYQGIRVSFGYPACPSLEDQAQLFRLIRPEDIGVQLTEGFMMEPEASVTAMVFAHPEARYFNAGPSVFDL
- a CDS encoding YjcZ family sporulation protein, with the protein product MSTSYCGNNFFDDNFALVLVLFILLVIVGCSCDN
- a CDS encoding effector binding domain-containing protein gives rise to the protein MDTFERIQAAIEHIEENLQEELPITEISAKACFSAFHFQRLFQAITGFSVQEYIRKRRLSEAAVLLKETQKNVLEIAVGYQYGSQEAFTRAFEACFGVTPAKYRRAATPLPLQKKMNFFAYQKKEKGTLSVNKPTIVEWNAIDIIGYRYQTNLRHEQYLADIPQFYADFGSKQYFQHIPHKTAPDMAYGISCDFRDDGGFSFIVGEEVNAALLDAEPTRALPEGFVHFQLPPGKYAEFKVSGGFEQPQHVRSYIYGIWLPISNYERREGPDFEITDVVNSSYPDLIKMKIYIPVD